In Nostoc sp. GT001, a genomic segment contains:
- the cysH gene encoding phosphoadenosine phosphosulfate reductase, translating to MTASRESRNQAIAFDLEKLNEQFETATPKEILAWSIENIPTGLVQTSAFNVDDMIITHILYSELKHPVPVIFLDTLHHFPESLELVAKAIQIYNLDLQTFKTPDVDTREAFEAKYGDKLWDKDIAKFHHITKIEPLLRGLDELNSVAWITGRRRDQAVTRANMPIFEFDGKGRLKVNPIATWTRKESWLYVAEHGVIYNPLHDQGYPSIGDQPITTKVAEGEDERAGRWRGSDKTECGIHI from the coding sequence ATGACAGCATCCAGGGAATCTAGAAACCAAGCGATCGCTTTTGACCTAGAAAAATTAAATGAGCAATTTGAAACTGCCACTCCCAAAGAGATACTGGCATGGTCTATAGAAAATATCCCAACGGGACTGGTGCAAACAAGCGCCTTTAACGTGGATGACATGATAATTACCCATATTCTTTACAGTGAACTGAAGCATCCCGTTCCTGTGATCTTCCTCGACACCTTGCACCACTTCCCTGAAAGCCTAGAATTAGTAGCCAAAGCTATACAAATCTACAACCTGGATTTGCAAACTTTCAAAACTCCAGATGTAGACACCCGCGAAGCCTTTGAAGCTAAGTACGGCGACAAACTCTGGGACAAGGATATTGCCAAATTCCACCACATTACAAAAATTGAACCACTACTACGGGGTCTGGACGAACTCAACAGCGTCGCTTGGATTACCGGACGCCGCCGTGACCAAGCAGTAACCCGTGCGAATATGCCCATATTTGAATTCGACGGTAAAGGTCGGCTGAAAGTAAATCCTATAGCTACCTGGACACGCAAAGAAAGCTGGCTTTATGTGGCTGAACACGGAGTTATCTACAACCCCCTCCACGACCAAGGTTATCCCAGCATTGGCGACCAACCCATCACCACCAAAGTAGCCGAAGGCGAAGACGAACGCGCCGGACGCTGGCGGGGAAGTGATAAAACAGAATGCGGAATCCACATTTAA